In bacterium, the following are encoded in one genomic region:
- a CDS encoding RES family NAD+ phosphorylase codes for MTSQPKFQAARPDADKALRGRILACLPHAMAFDGVGFRSVGMKYATEGDLLSGHGASCYGGRWNPPGMRAVYVSLSPVTAVKEAYQLFLRNGISAAQIRPRVLAGLHLRVQRLLDLTDTSVRRRVGFRLRDLLEEWAAIQHQGGEAGTQSVGRCAFELGFEGLLAPSVQDPHGSNLVVFPERLLPGSELLVMAAGDLPPHPLAC; via the coding sequence CCTGATGCTGACAAGGCCCTGCGGGGACGGATCCTGGCCTGTCTGCCCCATGCCATGGCATTTGACGGGGTGGGCTTCCGTTCCGTCGGCATGAAGTACGCCACGGAAGGGGATCTGCTTTCCGGCCATGGAGCAAGCTGCTACGGCGGTCGGTGGAATCCACCCGGGATGCGCGCCGTGTACGTCTCCTTGAGTCCTGTCACTGCCGTCAAGGAGGCCTACCAGCTCTTCCTGCGCAACGGCATTTCTGCTGCCCAGATTCGTCCGCGCGTGCTGGCCGGCCTTCACCTTCGCGTGCAACGCCTCCTGGATCTGACAGACACCTCGGTGCGCCGCCGGGTGGGTTTCCGCCTGCGCGACCTGTTGGAGGAATGGGCCGCCATCCAGCACCAGGGAGGTGAGGCCGGGACTCAAAGCGTGGGCCGGTGTGCCTTCGAGCTTGGTTTCGAGGGACTACTGGCACCCTCGGTCCAAGATCCACATGGAAGCAACTTGGTGGTGTTTCCAGAGCGCTTGCTGCCGGGAAGCGAGCTGCTGGTGATGGCCGCCGGCGACTTGCCTCCACATCCTCTGGCCTGTTGA
- a CDS encoding DUF2384 domain-containing protein, with product MGRETKLELRHLLGLAREAFGRLVDVSVRTLAEVESKGTRVDKLQRNYLEVKRLCDALGEVMEPAALGRWLTLPNEAFGGLKPLEVIERGEIDRLWELAFRLRAGLPS from the coding sequence GTGGGCCGGGAGACCAAGCTGGAACTGCGCCATCTGCTGGGGCTGGCGCGCGAGGCTTTCGGGCGCTTGGTGGATGTGTCCGTGCGCACTTTGGCCGAAGTGGAAAGCAAGGGAACCCGAGTCGACAAGCTTCAGCGCAACTATCTTGAGGTGAAGCGTTTGTGCGACGCGCTGGGTGAAGTCATGGAACCCGCCGCGTTGGGTCGCTGGCTCACCCTGCCCAACGAGGCCTTCGGCGGCCTGAAACCCCTCGAGGTCATCGAGCGCGGCGAGATCGACCGATTGTGGGAACTGGCCTTCCGCCTGCGCGCGGGCCTGCCGTCCTGA
- the pyrR gene encoding bifunctional pyr operon transcriptional regulator/uracil phosphoribosyltransferase PyrR, with the protein MSFRRKAQLVDEAGLARTVTRLAHEIIEKNRGVEGLALVGMQTRGVFLARRLHERIREIEAGRLPAGGLPLGSLDVTFYRDDWRMKLKQPEVQATDIDFDIHGLNLVLVDDVLFTGRTVRAALDALMDLGRPARIQLAVLVDRGHRELPIRPDFTGKNVPTSIGEEVRVKLKEVDGEEGVWLVERVGEEA; encoded by the coding sequence ATGAGCTTCCGGCGCAAGGCCCAGCTGGTGGACGAGGCGGGGCTGGCCCGCACCGTCACGCGGCTGGCCCACGAGATCATCGAGAAGAACCGGGGGGTGGAGGGCCTTGCCCTGGTGGGCATGCAGACCCGCGGCGTCTTCCTGGCGCGGCGCCTGCACGAGCGCATCCGCGAGATCGAGGCGGGCCGCCTGCCCGCCGGCGGCCTGCCCTTGGGCAGCCTGGACGTCACCTTCTACCGGGACGACTGGCGCATGAAGCTCAAGCAGCCCGAGGTGCAGGCCACGGACATCGACTTCGACATCCACGGCCTGAACCTGGTGCTGGTGGATGACGTGCTCTTCACCGGACGCACGGTACGCGCCGCCCTGGACGCCCTGATGGATCTGGGTCGTCCGGCCCGCATCCAGCTGGCCGTGCTGGTGGACCGGGGCCACCGCGAGCTGCCCATCCGACCGGATTTCACGGGCAAGAACGTGCCCACCTCCATCGGCGAGGAGGTGCGCGTCAAGCTGAAGGAAGTGGACGGCGAGGAGGGCGTGTGGCTGGTGGAGAGAGTGGGGGAGGAGGCATGA
- a CDS encoding aspartate carbamoyltransferase catalytic subunit, with protein MAGLRHKHLLGLEDYSAEEIHLILDTAESFLEVLERPIKKVPTLRGITVVNLFFENSTRTRISFEMAEKRLSADTVNFSASSSSTQKGETLRDTAANIEAMKIDAVVMRHSAPGSCLFLSRCLESVIINAGDGAHEHPTQALLDLLTLRRRLGSLAGKRVTLVGDILHSRVALSNIYGLQKLGARVQVCGPAPLIPRHIQDLGVEVFWNVEEAIEQSEVLNVLRIQLERHNAHHFPSLREYHEEFGVTADRLDRHAADDLLILHPGPINRGVEIASDVADGGRSVILEQVTNGVAVRMAVLYLLLGGKTREH; from the coding sequence ATCGCCGGCCTGCGCCACAAGCATCTGCTGGGTCTGGAGGACTACAGCGCCGAGGAGATCCATCTCATTCTTGACACGGCGGAGAGCTTCCTCGAGGTGCTGGAGCGCCCCATCAAGAAGGTGCCCACCCTGCGCGGCATCACCGTGGTCAACCTCTTCTTCGAGAACTCCACCCGCACCCGCATCTCCTTCGAGATGGCCGAGAAGCGCCTCTCGGCCGACACGGTGAACTTCAGCGCCTCGTCCAGCAGCACGCAGAAAGGCGAGACCCTGCGCGACACGGCGGCCAACATCGAGGCGATGAAGATCGACGCCGTGGTCATGCGCCACAGCGCGCCGGGCTCCTGCCTCTTCCTTAGCCGCTGTCTGGAGAGCGTCATCATCAACGCCGGCGACGGCGCCCACGAGCACCCGACCCAGGCCCTGCTCGACCTCCTCACCCTGCGCCGCCGCCTGGGCAGCCTGGCGGGGAAGCGCGTCACCCTGGTGGGGGACATCCTGCACAGCCGCGTGGCCCTGAGCAACATCTACGGCCTGCAGAAGCTGGGGGCCAGGGTCCAGGTCTGCGGACCAGCCCCCCTCATCCCCCGCCACATCCAGGACCTGGGGGTGGAGGTCTTCTGGAACGTGGAGGAGGCGATCGAGCAGAGCGAGGTGCTCAACGTGCTGCGCATCCAGCTGGAGCGGCACAACGCCCACCACTTCCCCAGCCTGCGCGAATACCACGAGGAGTTCGGGGTGACGGCCGACCGGCTGGACCGTCACGCCGCCGATGATCTCCTCATCCTGCACCCCGGCCCCATCAACCGCGGCGTGGAAATCGCCTCCGACGTGGCCGACGGCGGGCGCAGCGTCATCCTGGAACAAGTGACCAACGGCGTGGCGGTGCGCATGGCCGTCCTCTACCTGCTGCTGGGAGGCAAGACCCGTGAGCACTGA
- a CDS encoding dihydroorotase codes for MSTELNLIEGARLLLKGARLLDPATGLDAVEDLLIEDGLIAARGPGLEAEDAEVLELEGLLVVPGFVDLRARFGEPGHEDRETIESGLDAAAAGGYTAVCLTPENEPAGDTAGAIEFLLARAEEHPVTLLPLGAVTQGLKGERLADLGELARAGVAGYCEGNRGLRGAAALRGALSYSRMFGLPLFELARDASFEGGHVHEGLASLRMGLKGTPRLAEDLGVQLGIRVAEYEEARLHLQLISTRESIALLRAAKARGALVTADCSPQHLALSDGRCLDYDPAARLLPPLRPEEDRLALVAAAAAGVLDAVCSDHRPAEFDDLDKEYPFAPFGCASLETAFAVAHRALVESGACDLERLLELFSAGPRRILGLPPAGFEAGTPAELTLLDLACSWTYRGAEALTLGVNSPWEGVAFTVRPAGMVNGRYAALRG; via the coding sequence GTGAGCACTGAGCTGAACCTGATCGAGGGCGCCCGCCTGCTGCTCAAGGGCGCCCGCCTGCTGGATCCGGCCACCGGCCTGGACGCGGTGGAGGACCTGCTCATCGAGGACGGCCTCATCGCCGCCCGCGGCCCCGGGCTTGAGGCCGAGGACGCCGAGGTGCTGGAGCTGGAGGGACTGCTCGTCGTGCCCGGCTTCGTGGACCTGCGCGCCCGCTTCGGCGAGCCCGGCCACGAGGACCGCGAGACGATCGAAAGCGGCCTGGACGCGGCGGCGGCGGGCGGCTACACGGCGGTCTGCCTCACGCCGGAGAACGAGCCGGCGGGCGACACGGCGGGGGCGATCGAGTTCCTCCTGGCCCGCGCCGAGGAGCATCCCGTCACCCTCCTGCCGCTGGGGGCCGTCACCCAGGGGCTGAAAGGCGAGCGGCTGGCCGACCTGGGCGAGCTGGCCCGCGCCGGCGTGGCCGGCTACTGCGAGGGCAACCGCGGCCTCAGGGGCGCCGCCGCCCTGCGCGGCGCGCTGAGCTACAGCCGCATGTTCGGCCTGCCCCTCTTCGAGCTGGCGCGCGATGCCAGTTTCGAGGGAGGCCACGTGCACGAGGGTCTCGCCAGCCTGCGCATGGGCCTCAAGGGCACGCCGCGCCTGGCCGAGGACCTGGGCGTGCAGCTGGGCATCCGCGTCGCCGAGTACGAGGAGGCCCGCCTGCACCTGCAGCTGATCAGCACGCGGGAGAGCATCGCCCTGCTGCGCGCCGCCAAGGCGCGGGGCGCGCTGGTGACGGCCGATTGCAGCCCGCAGCATCTGGCCCTGAGCGATGGGCGCTGCCTGGACTACGACCCGGCCGCCCGGCTGCTGCCGCCCCTGCGCCCCGAGGAGGACCGCCTTGCCCTGGTCGCCGCCGCCGCCGCCGGGGTGTTGGACGCTGTCTGCAGCGACCACCGGCCCGCCGAGTTCGACGACCTGGACAAGGAGTACCCCTTCGCCCCCTTCGGCTGCGCCTCCCTCGAGACGGCCTTCGCCGTGGCCCACCGCGCCCTCGTGGAGAGCGGCGCCTGCGACCTGGAGCGCCTCCTGGAGTTGTTCAGCGCCGGTCCCCGCCGCATCCTGGGGCTGCCCCCGGCCGGCTTCGAAGCGGGCACGCCCGCCGAGCTGACCCTGCTCGACCTGGCCTGCTCCTGGACCTACCGCGGCGCCGAGGCGCTCACCCTGGGCGTCAACAGTCCCTGGGAAGGCGTCGCCTTCACCGTGCGCCCGGCGGGGATGGTCAACGGCCGCTACGCCGCCCTGCGGGGCTGA
- a CDS encoding succinylglutamate desuccinylase/aspartoacylase family protein → MMKANGARQNTGSWGRRGLLLAGVALLAWAAGRDFLAQRRVEPLFPGPGLAGQHRLADWHPALAGTRGDTELFRFAGAVPGGRVLVLGGSHPNEPAGHLAAVLLVENLQVEQGEIWVLPRANASAFTATDPQEGTPQLIVLPAADGRPRAFRVGGRGTNPLDQWPDPEITIHRPSGQALSGNEVRNLNRSFPGRADGCFTEQVAWAIRRLIEREGIDLLIDLHEAAIEYPVVNAVVAHEAAGELAAEAVFGLAMKEIQITLEPSPPRLRGLSHRELGDAVPGLLATLLETANPGQGRLRGRTDARQILAGDDPCYQAAAAIPGMNKVPVDSTGLPLTLRVGRHLEAVRELCLALGTLQPDKAIRYAGLPELPELLERGLSPWLAPAP, encoded by the coding sequence ATGATGAAGGCGAACGGGGCGCGGCAGAACACCGGGAGTTGGGGGCGGCGCGGCCTGCTGCTGGCGGGGGTCGCGCTCCTGGCCTGGGCGGCGGGGCGGGATTTCCTCGCCCAGCGCCGGGTGGAGCCGCTCTTCCCCGGTCCAGGCCTGGCCGGGCAGCACCGGCTGGCGGACTGGCACCCGGCCCTGGCCGGCACCCGGGGTGACACGGAGCTCTTCCGCTTCGCCGGCGCCGTGCCGGGCGGCCGCGTGCTGGTGCTGGGCGGATCCCATCCCAACGAACCGGCCGGGCACCTGGCGGCCGTCCTGCTCGTGGAGAACCTGCAGGTGGAGCAGGGCGAGATCTGGGTCCTGCCCCGGGCCAACGCCTCCGCCTTCACGGCGACGGATCCCCAGGAGGGCACGCCCCAGCTCATCGTCCTGCCCGCCGCCGACGGTCGGCCGCGCGCTTTCCGGGTGGGGGGACGCGGCACCAACCCGCTCGACCAGTGGCCCGACCCCGAGATCACCATCCACCGGCCCAGCGGGCAGGCCCTCAGCGGCAACGAGGTGCGCAACCTCAACCGCAGCTTCCCCGGCCGGGCCGATGGCTGCTTCACCGAACAGGTGGCCTGGGCCATCCGGCGCCTGATCGAGCGCGAGGGGATCGACCTCCTCATCGACCTGCACGAGGCGGCCATCGAGTACCCGGTGGTCAATGCCGTGGTGGCCCACGAGGCGGCGGGCGAGCTGGCCGCCGAGGCGGTGTTCGGCCTCGCCATGAAGGAGATCCAGATCACGCTGGAACCCTCGCCGCCCCGGCTGCGCGGCCTCAGCCACCGCGAACTGGGGGACGCCGTGCCCGGCCTGCTCGCCACCTTGCTCGAGACGGCCAACCCCGGCCAGGGCCGCCTGCGCGGCCGCACCGACGCCCGCCAGATCCTGGCCGGCGACGACCCCTGCTACCAGGCGGCGGCGGCCATCCCGGGCATGAACAAGGTGCCGGTGGACTCCACCGGCCTGCCCCTCACGCTGCGGGTGGGCCGACACCTGGAGGCGGTGCGGGAGCTGTGCCTGGCCTTGGGGACCCTTCAGCCGGACAAGGCCATCCGCTACGCAGGCTTGCCCGAACTGCCCGAGCTGCTCGAGCGCGGCCTCTCCCCCTGGCTGGCCCCCGCCCCCTGA